A stretch of Primulina tabacum isolate GXHZ01 chromosome 13, ASM2559414v2, whole genome shotgun sequence DNA encodes these proteins:
- the LOC142523129 gene encoding metalloendoproteinase 2-MMP-like: MKFPLLIISLLIFVVNPAPISAHFFPNITSIPASLIPNGTGWDAFNNLVGCGHGMKVDGLAKLKKYFQYFGYLNSSYADFSDEFDDPFESAVKIYQLNFNLDTTGVIDAPTLKYIVQPRCGNPDMVNGTSTMRFGKPPSTNSTIHTIAHYSFFPNRPRWPASKSELTYAFSPENQVPPNVQSLFTRAFDRWSEVTTLSFTQITSFRQADIKIGFFSGDHGDGEPFDGVLGTLAHAFAPTVGRLHLDNDENWVIDGDFINAAPLSAVDLESVAVHEIGHLLGLGHSSVEEAIMYPSIPSGVRKVELANDDITGIQELYGSNPNFNGSGPVLTPRQDRDSNSGHSLSGRGVLLIVVGLFSLLFV, translated from the coding sequence ATGAAGTTCCCGTTGCTGATAATCTCTCTGCTGATCTTTGTCGTCAATCCAGCTCCGATTTCGGCGCATTTCTTCCCCAATATCACATCAATCCCGGCATCGTTGATCCCCAATGGCACAGGTTGGGATGCGTTTAACAATCTTGTGGGCTGCGGACATGGGATGAAAGTCGATGGGTTAGCTAAGCTCAAGAAATACTTCCAGTATTTTGGGTACCTTAATTCTTCTTACGCTGATTTCTCCGACGAATTCGACGACCCCTTCGAGTCCGCCGTCAAAATCTACCAGCTCAACTTCAACCTCGACACCACCGGAGTGATAGATGCGCCGACTTTGAAGTACATCGTGCAGCCACGATGCGGCAACCCCGATATGGTCAACGGGACTTCCACAATGCGTTTCGGGAAACCACCAAGCACAAATTCTACGATCCACACGATTGCCCATTACTCGTTCTTCCCCAACCGACCCCGCTGGCCGGCCAGCAAGAGTGAGCTCACGTACGCCTTCTCTCCGGAGAATCAGGTGCCGCCGAACGTCCAGAGCCTGTTCACACGCGCGTTCGACCGGTGGTCGGAGGTGACCACGTTGAGTTTCACGCAGATTACATCGTTCCGGCAGGCGGACATCAAGATCGGGTTCTTCAGCGGCGACCACGGCGACGGCGAGCCGTTCGACGGGGTCCTGGGCACGCTGGCGCACGCGTTCGCGCCGACGGTTGGGAGGCTGCATCTGGACAACGACGAGAACTGGGTGATCGACGGCGACTTCATCAACGCCGCCCCGCTGTCGGCGGTGGACCTCGAATCGGTGGCGGTTCACGAGATCGGGCATTTACTCGGGTTGGGTCACAGCTCGGTCGAAGAAGCGATAATGTACCCGAGTATTCCATCGGGTGTGAGGAAAGTGGAGCTAGCAAACGATGATATTACGGGTATTCAAGAGCTATACGGGTCGAACCCGAACTTCAATGGGTCGGGCCCTGTTTTGACTCCGCGACAGGATAGGGATTCCAATTCGGGTCATTCGTTGTCGGGTCGTGGGGTTCTCCttattgttgttggattattttctttattatttgtttga